The sequence AGCCGGTTATCAATTTCCTTTACCACTCCATCTCTATTAGCACGTACCGCTTTTTTGTACCGCGCCGGTTTTGGTTTTTTCATGCCACCCTGTGCTAAACAAATAGCTTCGAACTTTTTGTAAGCAGATCCATTTTCGAGGATCAAGAGTGCAGCAGCGAACCCTTTCCCCGACCTCACTTTGCCTACAAGTTCAAGAATCTCACCTGCAATCATCACCGATCTGTTTTTAAGATCTTGCGGGGCGCCTTTTTCGTTTTTTAAAACACTCAGTACATCCAGGGCTTCCAGCGCGGGCCCTACCCCACGCCCTATTGGCTGCGAACCGTCAGTGATCAAAATTTTTACTTTTAGATTCAGCGAGGCAGCCACTACTTTAAAATAATATTTTAATTTTTCAGCATCTTCTTTTGTGCGCACCTTTGCTGTTTTGCCAACCGGAATGTCAATCACCACATGCGTAGATCCCGCTGCACTTTTTTTAGACAGTACTGAGGCGATCATCTGGCCGTAGCTGTCAATATCGAGAGCGCGTTCGATGCGGATCAGAATTTCGTCTGCAGGGCTTAGTTTTACAGTACCTCCCCAGCTCAGGCAGCCATTTTCGGCGGCAATCACTTTCCTTATCTTAGCAGTGTCCAGTTCAACATAAGTAAGTGTCTCCATGGTATCCGCTGTTCCCGCAGGTGAGGTGATAGCGCGGGAAGATGTTTTTGGAATCTTGATTCCGGCAGCAGCTACAATCGCTACAACTATTGGACTGGTGCGGTTCCCGGGCAGACCACCTACACAGTGTTTGTCAGCCACTATTTTACTGTTCCAAGTTAAAGTACGACCCGAACCTACCATGGCTCTCGTTAAAAAAGTAATTTCTTTCAGACT is a genomic window of Sphingobacteriaceae bacterium containing:
- a CDS encoding thymidine phosphorylase, giving the protein MKRNSNSLKLKRLHIDAQIEHIVFMPKDCPIHKSEGFSSLNRVKVRVNKKTLIASLNIIDNGILKEGEAGLSESAWKALNAREGDLIRFSHCAPVDSMKYVRGKMYGKKLSEINFKEILQDVVEGRYSNVELSAFITACAGDNLSLKEITFLTRAMVGSGRTLTWNSKIVADKHCVGGLPGNRTSPIVVAIVAAAGIKIPKTSSRAITSPAGTADTMETLTYVELDTAKIRKVIAAENGCLSWGGTVKLSPADEILIRIERALDIDSYGQMIASVLSKKSAAGSTHVVIDIPVGKTAKVRTKEDAEKLKYYFKVVAASLNLKVKILITDGSQPIGRGVGPALEALDVLSVLKNEKGAPQDLKNRSVMIAGEILELVGKVRSGKGFAAALLILENGSAYKKFEAICLAQGGMKKPKPARYKKAVRANRDGVVKEIDNRLLAKVAKLAGAPKEPGAGVVLLCPVGTPLKKGDVLYYVYAQASGELHYALDYLKQQPDIITIR